In Mucilaginibacter sp. KACC 22063, the genomic stretch CGCAGCAATAAGCTGGGCTATGAAGCGCCAATTATCGTCGTCGATAAAAAATATTACACCTATGCAGATAAGGACTACAGCATTACCAATAGCCCCATCAGCGCACAGGATATGCAGGTGCTTGGCGAGGTTTCGGGACTGCTGAAGCAATTCAAAGGTTTTAACCACTTTGCCGACCTTAACGAAATGGTGAGTAAGCTGGAAGATAAGATCTACACTCAAAAAACGCAGCTCAGTCCGGTTATCGACTTTGAAAAAAACGACAATTTGAAGGGCCTGGAATGGATCGAAGTTATACGAAAGGCCATTGTAGAGAAAAAAACGATGTGTATTACCTATCAGTCGTTCAAAGCACGCGAAGCCAGTATCTTTTGCTTTAGTGGCTACCTGTTAAAAGAATACCGCAACCGTTGGTTTGTGCTTGGCAGGGCACACCGCCGCAATAGCCCGCTATTAACCCTTGCATTAGACCGTATACAAACCATTGAAGAACACACAGAAAGCTACCGCGAAAACATTGAATTAGATCTTGCTACTTATTACAACAATGTAATAGGCGTAACAAAAACACCCAACCAGCGCGATTGCGAAGTAGTGTTTTGGATAGATAAAGATAACGCACCTTATGTAATCACCAAACCTTTACATCATACTCAAAAACTGCTAAGTGAAGACGAAACGGGAAAAACATTCAGCATCCGTGTAATTATGAATTTTGAGTTAGAGCGCGAACTTTTAGGTTTTGGTTCAAAAATAAGAGTTTTGGGACCAAGAATTTTGGTTAAACAAATGAGGGCACAGATTAAAAAGACATTGGAGCGCTACGAAAACAACTTCTAAATCTATTTTCTTGCCCGTACTAATACACGGGCAACGCTAATATTTTCTCTATTTCCGGTGCGATGTGCTTATCATAGTATTCGTTCTCTTTTATATCGGTAAAGCCTGAAGATTTGCATACTTTCTGCGTGAAATAATTTGCTGATTGGCAGAGCGACATAAAAGCCAGAAACCTGATTTCCGGGTTGCTTTTTTCTGTAAGGTTCTTTTCCGTTTTGTCAAATGCTTGCTTCAATAAAACGTTTAACCGCATTTTCAGATCAGGAATTGCAACAACCCCGGGATTACGCAGGTATTGAATAAGTACGTTTGCTTCGTGCGTATGGTTAAAATTATATATGTTAATCTGATGCCATATATCCATTAATGAGGTAATTAACGTATCGTTTGTCCTCAACTGCCTTTTTAAATTATCTACAAGATCATCAAGGCACGTAATCAGGCTTACCTGCAAAACATTTTTTAGTCCGCCAAATTTTGACATGATAGTTGATTTACTGCATTTTGTTGTAAAACAAATCAAAGGGAGCGTTACATGGTCGTATCCATACATACTGATCAGCGCAATGGTATGCCCAATGATAAAATTTGCCGATTTACTGTTCCCGTAATTGTTAATATATTGGTTAGGCATAATAAGGTTTTTTAGAGGATTCATATCTAATATTTTCTAAAGTACCTGGCGTTGCTAATGAATGCCAGAGGAAGCTTCATTAACGCTCAAACTCAATCAATCTGGTTTCCGATAATTTCTAAGCTTTTTATTCGGCCATTGGCACGTTGCGCCAGGCGGAGGTTTTGATCGGAAGTGAAATATTTGTAAAGCCAGTTAATAAAAATCTGCACCTTGTTTTTAACCCCCAGAATAAGCATCAAGTGCACAAACATCCAGGTAAACCAGGCAAGCCTGCCTTTTAAATGCCATTTCGGAAAAGTAAGATCTACCACGGCTTTGCGCTTGCCTATAGTGGCCATAATCCCCTTATCATAATATTCATAAGCTATTAGTTGCTCCCCCTCAAGCATACGGACAATATTTTCGGCAAGATTATCGGCCTGACTTTGTGCTACACTGGCCAATTGCGGGTGCCCATTCTCGTAACCGGGCGCATTCATTTGGGCGATATCACCTATAGCGTATATCGCATCTGCCCCTTCCAGCATATTAAACCGGTCTACTTTGAGTCGATTACCTCTGGTTATTACATCCCCCGTTAAACCTGGCGGTATGTCGCCGCTTACTCCTGCAGCCCATATCACGGTACGCACTTCAATGCTTTGTCCGTTACTTAACTGCAACAATTTACCGTCGTAGGTTTCCACCCCTGTTGCGGGCATAAAATTCACCCCCATATCAGTAAGGTAATTCAGGGCGTCAATACCAGACTTTTCGCTCATATTTTTCAACGGACGCGAATTGCGGTCGATCAGATATAAGTTCATCAGCTCTATATCCAACTCGGGATAATCCTTGGGCAATACATTGTTCTTAAGTTCTGCTAATGCACCTGCAAGTTCAACACCTGTTGGCCCGGCGCCAACAATGGCAACGCTCATTAACGAAGACCGCTTTGATGGAGATTGAGTATCCAGTGCATCTTCATAATTATTGATGATCTTATTCATCAGTTGCAGTGCCTCCAATGTTGTTTTCATTGGAAGCGTGTGCTGTTTTATGGCATCATTACCAAAGTAGTTTGTTACCGTGCCGGTTGCAATAACCAGCTGGTCATATTCAAAATTGCCGATATCGGTTAAAACCAGCTTTTGCACCGTATCCAACCCTGTCACTTCAGCTATCCTTATCCTCACGTTTTCACTGTGCTGAAATATCTTTCTCAGCGGAAAGGAAATATTGCTTGGCTCGAGGCTTGCTGTTGCCACCTGGTATAGCAGCGGCTGAAACTGATGAAAATTATTCCGGTCTATCAGCAGTACTTCAACACCTTCTTGATTGCTAAGTTTCCTGGCCAGCCGCAGTCCTGCAAATCCGGCTCCAATGATCACCACTTTCATTTCTGATACTATTAATTGTGATTATCTCTGATAATTTTCTCCCGTTGCAGTGAGATAATGGTAAACTGCCAGTTGGTTATTATAATCGGCATAAGCGGTAGTAAGCACTTGGGCAGCTTGCTCATAACTGGCCTGGGCATCCAACACATCTGTTACAGGGCTTAGGCCTGCTTTGTAGTTATCCTTGTTTACTTTCAGGTTTTCAACGGCAAGCTTCAGGTTTTCCTGTGCGTAGCTGATTTGCGTAAGCTGATCTTTTAGTTCATACCAGTAGCGCGTAATACCCAACTTTATCTGATCCTGACCATCGCGAAAATCATTGGCAGCAATGGCTTCATTTAACTTTTCCTGTTTCACTTTTTGCTTGCCCCGGCCCCATAAACCATTGGATATAGGGATACTTAATGTTACAAATCCCGAAGGGACAAATGAACTGCCGAAAGCATTATTAAATGAGCCCGTCTGTGCTGCGCTAGCCCCAACTGACAAACTCGGCAGATTATCACCTTTTGATAACCTGGTTTGCAATAACTGTGCATCTACACGTTTTTTAAGTAACTGGTAATCATAATTTTTTGCAAGTAAAGTATCGGGTGCCAGGCCGGGCAATACAGGCATATGCTCTTTATCCAAGGTATCCTGCATGGTCATCAATGAATCAAAAGGCATACCTGTATACATAGAGAAGTCGAGTAAGGCTACTCGCCGCCCATTTTGTAATTTACTTTTTTGCACCATTAACTGGCTAAGCTGTACCTTCACCTTTAGCAGGTCATTACGTGCAATAAGCCCCGAAGCAAGCATATCTTTCTGCATTTTAAGCAGTCCGTTAAGCAGCACCTCGTTAGCAGCTACAGTTTTTTGCTGCTCCTGCAGGCTCACCAAGTTCCAGTACTTCTGCTCGGTGAGCAAAAGCACCGAGTCGGTTGAC encodes the following:
- a CDS encoding helix-turn-helix transcriptional regulator; translated protein: MPVNRNALIRYRTIDQCLQNRRRKWTLDDLIEACSDAIYEYQGIDTGISRRTVQADIEMMRSNKLGYEAPIIVVDKKYYTYADKDYSITNSPISAQDMQVLGEVSGLLKQFKGFNHFADLNEMVSKLEDKIYTQKTQLSPVIDFEKNDNLKGLEWIEVIRKAIVEKKTMCITYQSFKAREASIFCFSGYLLKEYRNRWFVLGRAHRRNSPLLTLALDRIQTIEEHTESYRENIELDLATYYNNVIGVTKTPNQRDCEVVFWIDKDNAPYVITKPLHHTQKLLSEDETGKTFSIRVIMNFELERELLGFGSKIRVLGPRILVKQMRAQIKKTLERYENNF
- a CDS encoding NAD(P)/FAD-dependent oxidoreductase, producing the protein MKVVIIGAGFAGLRLARKLSNQEGVEVLLIDRNNFHQFQPLLYQVATASLEPSNISFPLRKIFQHSENVRIRIAEVTGLDTVQKLVLTDIGNFEYDQLVIATGTVTNYFGNDAIKQHTLPMKTTLEALQLMNKIINNYEDALDTQSPSKRSSLMSVAIVGAGPTGVELAGALAELKNNVLPKDYPELDIELMNLYLIDRNSRPLKNMSEKSGIDALNYLTDMGVNFMPATGVETYDGKLLQLSNGQSIEVRTVIWAAGVSGDIPPGLTGDVITRGNRLKVDRFNMLEGADAIYAIGDIAQMNAPGYENGHPQLASVAQSQADNLAENIVRMLEGEQLIAYEYYDKGIMATIGKRKAVVDLTFPKWHLKGRLAWFTWMFVHLMLILGVKNKVQIFINWLYKYFTSDQNLRLAQRANGRIKSLEIIGNQID
- a CDS encoding TolC family protein, with product MKRLILALIITVISLPVFAQQHIVSLKQSKEAALSYSKALKNGQLRTESAKAGVSAAKADYLPSVSATGLGLLGFKDFISAMPPLLEKGINNFYLIGVTGTQPIYAGGKIQTSNKLAGLQLDVARIRMQQSTDSVLLLTEQKYWNLVSLQEQQKTVAANEVLLNGLLKMQKDMLASGLIARNDLLKVKVQLSQLMVQKSKLQNGRRVALLDFSMYTGMPFDSLMTMQDTLDKEHMPVLPGLAPDTLLAKNYDYQLLKKRVDAQLLQTRLSKGDNLPSLSVGASAAQTGSFNNAFGSSFVPSGFVTLSIPISNGLWGRGKQKVKQEKLNEAIAANDFRDGQDQIKLGITRYWYELKDQLTQISYAQENLKLAVENLKVNKDNYKAGLSPVTDVLDAQASYEQAAQVLTTAYADYNNQLAVYHYLTATGENYQR